Proteins encoded together in one Pelagicoccus enzymogenes window:
- the ftsA gene encoding cell division protein FtsA — MYKTKVIAGVDIGTSKVTVLLGEIHEGRKLNVIGLGQSSSKGLLKGEIVDYHLASDCVHAAILAAESQAGVSIDGVYLAQTGGHIEGFPSEASVNITDPDGRVQQEDVEQACSLAQGRELPENRTTIHHLRRPYRLDGRSVESPVGMEGERLEVGYWTMHGDSRKIGDAIHIINGFNLHVDDIVLAGLASSAAVATADQKKSGVLVIDLGRGTTDYALFLDGRCIKAGCLPIGGDHISNDLSIGLRMRLKQAESLKLRYGSAIVEHKDKTEKVWLNNDFEIGDRPIPLWSIEKIIELRVSEIFEVVRKKLGAQFVPERISSGVIISGGTSKLANIDQCAENVFGIQAHVGDNAAMASGELKDSQYSTALGLLHYGLQYQSEKSYAKHRQSSIFGRLKSLFQKA, encoded by the coding sequence GTGTATAAGACTAAAGTAATCGCAGGAGTAGATATTGGGACGAGCAAAGTGACTGTGCTTCTTGGAGAGATCCACGAGGGCAGGAAGCTAAATGTGATCGGCCTCGGTCAGTCGTCTTCCAAAGGGCTGCTCAAGGGTGAAATCGTCGACTACCACCTTGCGAGCGACTGTGTGCATGCGGCGATCCTCGCTGCGGAAAGCCAGGCAGGCGTTTCTATCGATGGCGTTTACCTGGCTCAAACGGGGGGGCACATCGAAGGCTTCCCGAGCGAAGCCTCCGTCAACATTACCGATCCCGATGGCCGGGTGCAGCAGGAAGACGTGGAGCAGGCCTGCTCCTTGGCCCAAGGCAGGGAACTGCCGGAGAACCGCACCACTATCCACCATTTGCGGCGTCCGTACCGGCTCGACGGTAGGAGCGTGGAGTCGCCGGTGGGCATGGAAGGAGAGCGTTTGGAGGTCGGCTACTGGACGATGCATGGAGATTCCCGTAAGATCGGGGATGCGATTCACATCATCAACGGCTTCAACTTGCATGTGGACGACATCGTGCTGGCGGGATTGGCCAGCAGCGCGGCGGTGGCTACCGCGGACCAAAAGAAGAGCGGGGTGCTGGTGATCGACCTTGGTCGCGGCACTACCGACTACGCATTGTTTCTCGATGGCCGCTGCATCAAGGCGGGCTGTTTGCCGATCGGCGGCGACCATATCTCCAACGACTTGAGCATCGGTCTACGCATGCGACTGAAGCAGGCGGAGAGCCTCAAGCTTCGCTACGGATCTGCGATCGTGGAGCACAAGGACAAGACCGAAAAGGTATGGCTCAACAACGACTTCGAGATCGGCGATCGTCCTATTCCGCTCTGGAGCATCGAAAAGATTATCGAGCTGCGAGTCAGCGAAATCTTCGAGGTCGTGCGCAAGAAGCTCGGGGCGCAATTCGTACCGGAGCGGATCTCCTCGGGCGTCATCATTTCAGGCGGAACCAGCAAGCTGGCCAACATTGACCAGTGCGCGGAGAACGTATTCGGAATCCAAGCGCACGTGGGAGACAACGCGGCGATGGCGTCGGGCGAATTGAAGGATTCCCAATACAGCACGGCGCTCGGACTCTTGCACTACGGCTTGCAGTACCAGAGCGAGAAGAGCTACGCGAAACACCGCCAGAGCAGCATATTCGGCCGTCTGAAGAGCCTCTTTCAGAAGGCTTAG
- a CDS encoding cell division protein FtsQ/DivIB, which yields MAARTPTSSSRRKRKSNTWKDIDQSVKPKAMSSASERRIWMGRLKVTGAALLFVAVFAGALHFLPRLEGGPELLTKAGESMPIRVIEVESDGNLERDYILGTLDVPVDANLLSVDLDEMKARLEAIGQVESAVVSRRFPDALEVAIVERKPIVRILAQRANGETLKLFVDEQGVVFEADRMDPKIARTLPFLDGVALSKEEYGYSRIENITPLAELLSEAQAIAPHIYAAWRVVSLERDDRLITKGRGAKQVVFDRYADFRNQLGRLDYILDDCRSNRRGEIESVDLTLEDQVPVRFL from the coding sequence ATGGCTGCCCGAACTCCCACTTCCTCCAGTCGTCGTAAGCGTAAATCAAATACGTGGAAAGACATCGACCAAAGCGTTAAGCCAAAGGCTATGAGCTCGGCTTCGGAGCGTCGTATCTGGATGGGACGTTTGAAGGTCACGGGAGCGGCCCTGCTGTTCGTGGCCGTATTTGCCGGAGCGCTACATTTCCTGCCGCGTTTGGAGGGAGGACCCGAGCTTTTGACCAAGGCTGGCGAGTCGATGCCGATCCGAGTGATCGAGGTCGAGTCGGATGGAAACCTGGAGCGCGACTACATCCTGGGTACCTTGGACGTGCCGGTGGACGCCAATCTGCTGAGCGTGGACCTTGACGAGATGAAGGCCCGTTTGGAAGCGATCGGGCAGGTGGAAAGCGCTGTGGTTTCCCGCCGTTTTCCGGACGCTTTGGAAGTGGCCATCGTCGAGCGTAAGCCGATCGTACGCATTCTGGCTCAGCGGGCCAATGGGGAAACCCTCAAGCTTTTCGTAGACGAGCAAGGCGTTGTTTTCGAGGCGGATCGCATGGATCCGAAGATTGCCCGTACTTTGCCTTTCTTGGATGGAGTCGCTCTTTCGAAGGAGGAGTACGGTTATTCTCGCATCGAGAACATCACTCCCTTGGCGGAGCTCCTGTCCGAGGCCCAGGCCATCGCCCCGCACATCTACGCGGCTTGGCGAGTGGTTTCCTTGGAGCGTGACGACCGGCTCATCACTAAGGGCCGCGGAGCCAAGCAAGTGGTCTTCGATCGCTACGCGGACTTTCGCAACCAGCTCGGCCGCTTGGACTACATTTTGGATGATTGCCGGAGCAACCGCAGAGGGGAAATCGAGAGCGTCGACCTGACCTTGGAAGATCAGGTGCCGGTAAGATTTCTTTGA
- a CDS encoding D-alanine--D-alanine ligase family protein has product MKEPRIAVLLGGTSAEREVSLGSGKAAAAALSKFFEVDVFDLQSYAELPGGLDPRRHVVFSTLHGSFGEDGTAQALMDEAGVYYAGCDAASSALTFDKVATKAKLAEAGVPVPAEIVFENGELPLASTIVSVLGPSVVLKPVAEGSSVGLQFAEGETEITDCLEKCREGRWLVEPRIAGKEVTVGIVQGEALGVVEIRPLNGRFDYESKYTKGMTEYIAPAEISADLSERIRKLATHAFEACGCRDYARIDCMVDTGGNPYFLEINTLPGLKETSLLPMSAALFGYNFDELLQKLVEPALLRYRDGNSSS; this is encoded by the coding sequence ATGAAAGAACCAAGGATAGCGGTACTGCTCGGTGGAACTTCAGCGGAGCGAGAGGTTTCGCTCGGCTCCGGAAAGGCGGCGGCGGCGGCTTTGTCGAAATTTTTCGAGGTCGACGTCTTCGACTTGCAGTCCTACGCGGAGTTGCCGGGGGGCTTGGATCCCCGCCGGCATGTCGTTTTTTCGACATTGCACGGTTCGTTCGGCGAGGACGGTACGGCCCAGGCGTTGATGGACGAAGCGGGGGTCTACTACGCTGGCTGCGACGCGGCGTCCAGCGCCCTGACTTTCGACAAGGTCGCGACCAAGGCTAAGCTGGCGGAGGCTGGCGTGCCGGTACCAGCGGAAATCGTATTTGAGAACGGGGAGCTTCCTTTGGCTTCCACTATCGTTTCGGTGTTGGGACCTTCGGTCGTGCTGAAGCCAGTGGCGGAAGGCAGCAGCGTGGGACTGCAGTTCGCGGAAGGGGAAACTGAAATCACGGACTGCCTTGAGAAATGCCGCGAAGGTCGCTGGCTGGTCGAGCCGCGCATTGCCGGCAAGGAAGTTACGGTTGGGATCGTGCAAGGCGAGGCTTTGGGAGTGGTCGAAATTCGTCCTCTTAACGGTCGTTTCGACTACGAAAGCAAGTACACGAAGGGAATGACTGAATACATCGCTCCGGCAGAAATCAGCGCGGATTTGAGCGAGCGCATCCGAAAACTGGCTACACATGCCTTTGAAGCCTGCGGTTGTCGGGACTATGCCCGCATCGATTGCATGGTGGATACGGGAGGAAATCCTTATTTTTTGGAGATAAACACCCTTCCGGGACTCAAGGAAACCAGTCTTTTGCCCATGTCTGCGGCACTTTTTGGATACAATTTCGACGAACTACTGCAAAAGCTTGTAGAACCGGCCTTGTTAAGGTATAGAGACGGCAATTCTTCTAGCTAA